CGGAGGAGTTCAAGCATGGCTGTTCCTTATGGCATCTGCAATGCTCGAAGCTCTAGTTTGGGGTATGTGATCATTGGTCGAGGGTGAATTGTTAGCCAAACTAACACGCGAGTAGGTTACGCATTCGCCTTCGGTATATTTCAAGACTACTACAGTACACATGAACCATTTGAAGATTCAAAAAACATCGCAGTTATTGGGACTTGTGCCATGGTTAGTCGTCAACATATTCTAGGCCCCCCTTCCCTTGCTAAAACAAAACCCAGGGTATCGCGTACCTGATTGCTCCCTTGGCAATCATTTTTATGATTTTAGTGCCTGGGATTGCTCGCTGGGTGTCGACCATTGGAGTTGTTATCATGTGTTTGTCATTGGCACTGAGTTCCCTTTCCACCAGCGTCACGCATCTTATTTTGTCACAAGGGATTGGCTTTGGAATTGGTGGCTGTTTTGCCTATACTCCCACTATCTTATTCATGTCTGAGTGGTTTGATAAACGAAAAGGGCTTGCCTTCGGTATTGTCTGGGTGAGTTATGAACTATTCTGCAGCCGGGAGCTCCTTACGGCAAGGTGAACTGAAACTGATATATCTCATTAGGGCGGGTCAGGTGTGTCTGGGATAGTCTTCCCACTTGCTATCCAGTGGCTTTTGAACCAGTATGGGATTGAAGCCACACTTCAAATATCCTCAGTGGCATTGTTCGTTCTTGCTGTGCCTTTTCTCTACTTTCATCGACCGAGAGTTTGTACGACAGAAATTGCGTACCACCGTCTAAATTTTCGCTTCTTGCACAACAAAGTCTTCATAATTTACCAGCTTGGCAACACTCTGGAAGCAATCGGGTTCTTCCTGCCGACCATCTACCTTCCAACTTACGCGCGCAGTCTCGGTGCCAGCGACTACATGGCGTCTCTCACAGTCATACTCGTCAATTTGTTTTCAGTTTTTGGATCTATCATCATGGGATTCCTTTCCGACCGATTTCATATCACCACCTGCATCTTGATGTCAACTGTCGGTACCGTCATCGCGGTCTTCTTTGTTTGGGGCTTTGCCGCCACTATCCCTCCGTTATACGTCTTTTGCATTGCCTATGGTCTCCTCGCGGGTGGATTTTCTTCCACGTGGGCGGGGGTGTCCCACGAGGTGCAGAAGGCCAATCCACTAGCAGACGAGACTGTAATATTCCCATTCATGGAAACAGGGCGTGGGATAGGCAATGTGGCAAGTGGCCCCTTAAGTGAGGCTCTTCTCAAGAGAGATAGCTGGCGAGGACACGCATTGGGTGCATATGGAACTGGCTACGGGACACTCGTCATTTGCACCGGCGCAACCGCATTGATAGGCGGCTTTTCCGTTGTGGCCCGGTATTTAAAGTGGATATAAAAACCAGTGGTAACGCACAGCAACCATGGCCGATCATTTTGTGATCAAGGGATGTTTCCCAAAATCCGAGGCAAGGTGTGCTCTTAAAATATCATCAGTACAAGTTTACAGGAGCATAGAggacaagaaaaacaagattACGAATACGGCTCGTCGTATTTGgaataattttttttttacaattGGGTACTGTAAATACGCTATCCAACATGCGCAGGTCCCTTGCAAGACATTGAAATTGATGATTGTGCCATATTACTTCGTGACCCAGCCCCAGACTCTCCAGTACCATGGCTTAGGAGCATCGACTTCCTTTTCGTAATGCAAGCGCCCTGTGTCAATATCGGCATCGGCCGCACGGACAAATGATGGACGGAAAATCACCTTGTGCCCGACATAGAGCACTACAAAGACGATGGGGCAGATGTAGGCAACAAAGAAATCTGTCACTCGGAAATGTGGGATGAAAGAAGTGAAGCCCTGGGTGAGGGCGATAAGGATGTTGAAGAAGAGACCGTACCAAGCGAGGTATGGTTGCAAGATGGCCTTATACGGAAGGGTATCACGAGAAATCCCGCGGTTTGCCAATACACGCATGAACGCAATATGACACGCGTTGATCGAGGCCCAGGTCACAAAGCCTGCAACGCTAGAAAGGTTCACGAGCCACGTGAAGACTTGACCAGCATCGTTGGAAACGTTCATGAAACCCAGCAGACCAAACAAAGCGGTAAAAGTCACACTAATATAGGGGACACCATGCTTGGTAACCCAGCCGAAACAAGCTGGGGCAAATCCTTCATTGGCCAATCCAGTCAGGACTCGACTGCCACTATACACATTGGAGTTTGCGGCTGATAAAACCACGGACAGAAGCACGGCATTGATCAAGCTTGGAAGAACATTTACTCCTGCCAAATCGGCCGCGATGACCATAGGCGAGGATGATGCGTTGGTTGTCGCGGTAGTGAGTCGACCGTTGTCATAGGGGACAACGAGCccaatgaagaagatcgtcaggacgaagaagaggagaattCGAACAAACGTCTTGCGGATAGCCGATGGAACTGTCTTTTGTGGGTTTTCGGTTTCGCCAGCCGCCACACCGACAAGCTCCGTGCCTTGATAGGAGAATCCAGCTTGAATAAGCACCGCCCAGAAACCAACGAACTTGCCTACCGATGCCGGTAAATGGGAACTATATGTAGCAAAAGCCCCCGGCGTGCTCCAGTAACGAAAGCCCAGATAGCCCTGCTCCCCAACTCCGACATCGATGCAAATGGCAAAAATGATGAAGCCGATAACCGTGGCCACTTTAATTGTGGAAAACCAAAACTCCACCTCTCCGTAAAAATTGACGGGGAGAAAATTCATAGCCGTGATAAACACCCAGAACGCCCCGATGAATATGGCAATATTCAGACTAGGATCCCAATATTGGATGATGGTGCCGGTGGCGGTCAGTTCGACAGCAAATGTGGACGCCCAATTGAACCAATAAATCCAGCCCATAGAGAATCCAAGGCTTGGGTCGATCAGCCGGGCTGCATATGACGTGAAGGCACCGGGGATTGGGATAAAAGTTGCAACTTCGCCCAACGAGCTCATGACAGAATAGACAATGGAGCCGACAAAGATGTAGGCGATCAACGCGCCCGCTGGACCAGATTCGGCGATGGCAGTGCCGCTAGAAATAAAGAGCCCTACAACAGTGGTGTTAGATTTCGTGATCTTTCAAGCCGAGGATTTGAAGGCAATAGAGTATACCTGTGCCGATAGTTCCGCCTGCGACAAAAGTAAGTTAGCATGTCCCGTAACCTATCTTGATCAAGAAAGCGAAGACTTACCGATCGCAATCATCTGTAGATGTCTGCTTTTCAGCTTGCGTTTCAGTTCCCCAGGGTTGGAGGCGTCTGCGTGATTTTGCTCGGCATCGGCCTCCTTGGTGTCTTGGAAAGCATTATCCGACTCTGCAGAGATCGCATTTGCAGAGGTTTTGGTATCGTTTTGTTCCGCAGAGGTATTGTGAGAGACCATTTCGGACATGGCTGGACTACCAAATAGGGGGCTTATATCCAATTGTAGGATTTGAATGCAGCTAGCTGAGGTTATCACCACTGTATATTTGTTTCCAAGATTGTCGAAAGTTCAAAGAATTTTCTGCAAAGGCTTCCAAGAACGGGCTCGGTGGGGTTCCGAGAATAGATCCATGGGTGGAGTCAAGAATCTTAATTATTTTAGGTAAGTGGCGTTGAACCGCCCGGAAAAGGAAGGAACGGGACCTGGAGGTTGTAAAGTTCTGAGCATCTCTacgttgtacggagtatggaaGTACCAACGTGCATTGAGTACACACCTCAATAAGCAAAATACTCATTAGAGTTACTTAGAATCACAGTCgatctgaaaaaaaaaaaatcatttAAATCTGTTgaaagtcatgtgacttctctgtttgctcccagtacttcAGTCTAGCTATGTTGTAGTGCCTgtacctacaacataggtagtttctctctctgcACGCATacagagattttccagtcACATCTACAACTTCATTTGTAGCCTGCATACCATCTCTATCAAAATCCCAGAATAAATGTACGCATAGACACATGTCCGCGAAACATGTACGCAATTACCACAAGTGCTCATAGGATTCAAGCAGTTTTGGTGGTAAGATCATTATAGTTATGTTGTACGTCGgctacaacatatgttgtatgttgtacttcgtACAGAGGACTGAGAGTTTTTCCGGTTTCGGGAAAACCTCGGCTTGTACTGTGCTGTCTCGGAATTCAGGCAACAATGACGACTGTTCACGTGATTACACCTGAAAATTCACACCTGAAAATTCAGAGTGCTACTGAGATGTTTGCAGGGTTTGCTTCCAATGGATGCCTCAGGAAATGTCCAAAATGGCTTTTGCCAAGCACTTGGTACAGATCTACTGCCTAAGGCTTATTGAGCCCCCTTGGAGCAAGCGAATGCTTGGTGCTGGTTACACATAATGCGTGGTTAGCAACTTGTCGgccctttgctttttttttttctaaatttttttttaaattacGGACCCTCTAAACGGAGGGCCCGCCACCCATATGCAACATGCCACGCACACACAGTTGTACCTTTGACTAGGCGGACCGTTCAAAAGTtacatgtacaacataaatgCTGGGTTTCAGTGCTACCGAAGTCTTCAAAAACTAACCAAAACCTAGGACACATAACAATCTGGTTCATTTAAATACTATAATCGAGTTTCAGCCTAGGTTTTAGGGAGCCCCTTACAACATTACATTTTGTAATCTAAACCTACTCCTTGATTTATTTAAATTTGTTGTATCTAGGTGGCGGATCCTTCTAACGGAGAGTCCAggtcttgaaaaaaaaaaaaaaaaaaaaaaaacccaacGGCCTGTTAGCACAGTAGATACCATGCGATCTTTGCAGAATCAACGGCAACAAGGTCCACCATGAGAAATTCCAACTTGACACCAGTTGACATTCATGTTTACAATACTACAAGGAGATCTTCTGAAACCGCCATATCTCATACCCTAGTACTACATGCGAACTCATTTTTCTACTTGCCTATGTAAGTAAGATGTTGACGCAGACTCGGTCGCACTTCAGTCAAATTGGCCTGGTCTCAAGCCCCAGTACCTGGTTCAAGGGTCAGATCAAATTTTGGCTTTTGAACGCTCAGCATATTTCActtcctttttctttggGCCGGCAAATCCAAAATGTGTACGTCCCAACTTTCTGCAGCTGGATTTCCTCCGCGCCTTCCGTGATCCAAGAAAGACGGAAGTGACGATGAATGTGTTCAAAAGGGTAGTGAGGAGAGTATTCATCACCCCAGTGAACTTGATCGGTCAGTCGTGTTTCAACAATCAGTTAACACGGACTAACCTGAATTACTCGGTGGGCAGCTTGGCAGCATGGTCGATTTACCCACAAGTTACAAATGGCCACCTTGCTGGGGAGTCAACACGCAATCTCAACCCACGGCAGATGTTGGGCTTTTGGCGACTGGCACTCCGCCACAATGCGGACCATATTCCAGCTTGTCTTCAA
The nucleotide sequence above comes from Penicillium digitatum chromosome 1, complete sequence. Encoded proteins:
- a CDS encoding MFS monocarboxylate transporter, putative yields the protein MEPKEYAPSLTSRSTSFIPSDQQSDSRIILDDEKLPPVDGGVQAWLFLMASAMLEALVWGYAFAFGIFQDYYSTHEPFEDSKNIAVIGTCAMGIAYLIAPLAIIFMILVPGIARWVSTIGVVIMCLSLALSSLSTSVTHLILSQGIGFGIGGCFAYTPTILFMSEWFDKRKGLAFGIVWGGSGVSGIVFPLAIQWLLNQYGIEATLQISSVALFVLAVPFLYFHRPRVCTTEIAYHRLNFRFLHNKVFIIYQLGNTLEAIGFFLPTIYLPTYARSLGASDYMASLTVILVNLFSVFGSIIMGFLSDRFHITTCILMSTVGTVIAVFFVWGFAATIPPLYVFCIAYGLLAGGFSSTWAGVSHEVQKANPLADETVIFPFMETGRGIGNVASGPLSEALLKRDSWRGHALGAYGTGYGTLVICTGATALIGGFSVVARYLKWI
- a CDS encoding Amino acid permease (Can1), putative, whose amino-acid sequence is MSEMVSHNTSAEQNDTKTSANAISAESDNAFQDTKEADAEQNHADASNPGELKRKLKSRHLQMIAIGGTIGTGLFISSGTAIAESGPAGALIAYIFVGSIVYSVMSSLGEVATFIPIPGAFTSYAARLIDPSLGFSMGWIYWFNWASTFAVELTATGTIIQYWDPSLNIAIFIGAFWVFITAMNFLPVNFYGEVEFWFSTIKVATVIGFIIFAICIDVGVGEQGYLGFRYWSTPGAFATYSSHLPASVGKFVGFWAVLIQAGFSYQGTELVGVAAGETENPQKTVPSAIRKTFVRILLFFVLTIFFIGLVVPYDNGRLTTATTNASSSPMVIAADLAGVNVLPSLINAVLLSVVLSAANSNVYSGSRVLTGLANEGFAPACFGWVTKHGVPYISVTFTALFGLLGFMNVSNDAGQVFTWLVNLSSVAGFVTWASINACHIAFMRVLANRGISRDTLPYKAILQPYLAWYGLFFNILIALTQGFTSFIPHFRVTDFFVAYICPIVFVVLYVGHKVIFRPSFVRAADADIDTGRLHYEKEVDAPKPWYWRVWGWVTK